CCAAAAGTTGAGAAAGAATTCGTAGAAAAAGGCTTTGGCGTCGAGAGAAAAGCCGTAATGTACAATGATTTCGTCGTTATCGCCGATAAATCTATCGCCGATAAATTTAAAGGCAAAGACATAAAAGAGAGCTTTGAGCTGATCAAAAAAGAGAATATCAAATTTTTCTCTCGCGGCGATAAATCAGGTACTGACAACAAAGAAAAAGGTATCTGGAAAAAAATCATCGGCGAAGTGCCTGAAAAAGACAGCTGGTACATGCAAACAGGCCAAGGCATGCTAGCTACTATCAACGCCGCAGCCGAGCAAAAGGGCGTGACGTTCACTGACCGCGGCACCTACATCAAATACGAGGACACCAAAAAAGGCGCGCCTGAGATGGTTATCATCAACGAGGGCGACAACGACCTAAAGAACTTCTACTCGCTAATCGCAGTAAATCCGAAGCACTGCGCTAAGGCCGACATCGAAAACGCGAATAAATTTATCGAGTGGGCGACCAGCGAAGAGGGTCAGAAATTTATCGGCGACTTTAAGCTGCTAGATAAGCCGCTTTTCACGCCTGACGCGAATACTCGCAAGAACTAATTTTATTTACGCACAAATTTGGGTCGAATTTATGGCTTAAATTTGCGTGAATCGGGCGCGCTTTGCGCCCTTTTTATAAATCAAAATTTATTTTGCCTCTTCTTCAAATTTAAACTCTCCGACGTTATTTTTAAACGTCTCAAAACATTTATTACTAACAACTTCGTCTTTAGTGTATGCTTGATATAATTTTAGTAATTCTAAAGTCGTTATTATTAATATACCTTCACTTTTTGCATAGCTTATTTGATTGGCATGTATCGGCTCCCTTTTGCCAGGCTCTATGTCGCGTTGAGGGTTAACTATTAGCAGGCCTTTTACATTGCCAGGAGACTTGGTATCGTCTTCGGCTATTAAATCAGTTACATGTTTCTTGCACTGTGCTATATTGCTATTTTTGACGTTTGTATTTATTCCCTTTATCTCTACCATAAAGTTAACATCTTCAAATTCGAATCTAAAATCTTCTTTTTTCACATCTGTAAAATGACTGTCTTTTAGCTTGAAAATATCTACTAAAATTTCCTTCACTACACCAACTAGCTCATCTCCTGTTGAATATAGGATTGATTTAAATCTATTATTTTTAGATATTTCTTTTTCTAATACATCAAGTTGTTTTAATATTTCATCTTTTTCACTCAAATAACTTATATTACTAAAATGCTCTATATTGTTTATCCATTCCGGAGCTACAGACTTCTGATATTTAGACAATATAAAATAGAGAACCGCGCGAGCCGCATTATTGTCTTTTATGTCTAGTGTTGTTATATATACGCCATTAATCTCCAATATAACATTTTTTCCGCCGTTTGATTTTTTTAACGATCTGTGTATAGACTCATCAAAAACAAAATCAGATAAGAATGTGTAATCATCTATTTTAGTTACACTTCTTTCATATCTGATAGTTGGAAAATTACGTATCATTGGCGATAAAGAATCCGGAAAATATTGGATTATACTAGATATTTTTATATTGGAAATACTTATTGTCCAGCCATCGTCACCAATTTCTTCTGTTGTTATATTTTGTGGCATTATTATCAAAGTATTACTTTTTTTAGTTTCCTTAAGTATTTCTGATAATAAGCTAGCAAATCCTTTAATGTCCAAACATATACTTTTCCTTTTATCAGATTTCCAGAGCTTACCATCATTAAAATCTATTATATTAAAGTCAAATTCATCAAAACTTCTCGGCTCGCTTATTTTGCTTATACAAAAACTTTCATCTCTCAAAAAGCAAGTGCGTTTAGTTAGTATTTGAATCTTCATTTTATACTCCAAATAGTTTATATAATTTGTATAAATTCCAATTTTTATATATTAAATTTTATTTTTTTGCTTAGAAAATTTTCCCGCCGAACATCTCATACATCGCCTTTTCCTCGCCCCAAAGCTCGCGGTGTTTTTTGATGCAGGATTTTATCGCACTTGCGAGATATAGCACGTCTTGCTTGGTGTGCGTGTAGTGCAGGCTCACGCGCACGAAGCCGGGCTTGCTTTCTGGCATGCGCCCCTCCTTGATACCCAGCAGATCGTGAGCGTACGGCCCCGCGCACATCACGCCCGCGCGCGTCTGGATACCGAAGTCATTACTAAGGCTCGCGGCGAAATCATACGCCGAAACGCCGCGCACGTTAAAGGAAATTATCGGCAGCCGCGGCGCGCCCTTTGGAGCGTAGTTTATGACCTCGTCAATGCCTGCTAGCTCGCTCTCAAAAAGCCGCGCTAGCTCGTCCTCGTCGTTTTTTATTTGCTCGAAGCCCACCTCGTTTCGCAGTGCGTATGCCAAATTTGCCCGCATAAGCCCGATAATAGGCGGCGTACCGCCTTCCTCTAGCTGCTCTGGATTTTTCAAAAACACGTGCCCTTCGCGGCTAGCGTAGGCGACCGTCCCGCCTGCGGCAAAGGTCGGCACATCGCTGTTAAGCAGCTCTTTTTTGATCGCCAAAAGCCCGCAGCTAGCAGGTCCTCCTAGCAACTTATGCGGCGAGAGGAAAATCGCGTCTAAGTAATCGCAGTCTAAATTTGCGTGCGAGCTCAGCGCCGCGCAGTCAAAGGCGACGATACCGCCCGCAGCTCTGATTAGCTCGCTGATTTTTTTGTATTCGCTAACGATGCCCGTGACGTTTGAGGCGGCGCTAAACGAGCCGATGATGCGGCGTCCAGCGTTAATCTTCAAGATGCGCTCGAGTGCCAGCAGATCGATCTCGCCGCCCTCGCTAAGAGGCACGCGCAGGTAGTCGCAAAGACCCTCGCGAAAGCTAAGCTCGTTTGAGTGGTGTTCGTATGGCGAAACGAGCACGAGCGGAAGCTGCGCGGCGCGTAAATTCGCCTCGCCGATCGCGCTTCTGGTCGCAGGCGGCAGGTAGATGCCTAGCAGCTCCTGAAATTTCTTGATCGCTGCCGTCGCACCCTGCCCGCAAGCGATGAGATAAAACCGCTCGTCAAGCCCCAGTAGCTTTTTTAAGCTCTCTCTCGCGCCCTCGTAGCGTCGCTGCGTGATGATGGCGCTGGAGCTGCTGTCGGAGTGGGTGTTGGCGTAGGTTTTGAGGGCGTCTGCCATCTCGCGCTCTATGGGCTCGTAAGCAAGCCCCGAAGCGGTATAATCAAAATAATGCACGCCCGGTTTTAGGATGATATTTTTTCGAATTTCGTCTAAATTTAGCATTTTTTACTCTTTAAATTTGATGCGGTAATTATAGTAA
Above is a genomic segment from Campylobacter concisus containing:
- the tupA gene encoding tungstate ABC transporter substrate-binding protein TupA yields the protein MKKVILGSLIASVLAFAGDSELIMATTTSTDNTGLLDAIYPAYKAKTGVDIKWTAVGTGAALKLGENCDADILFVHSPKVEKEFVEKGFGVERKAVMYNDFVVIADKSIADKFKGKDIKESFELIKKENIKFFSRGDKSGTDNKEKGIWKKIIGEVPEKDSWYMQTGQGMLATINAAAEQKGVTFTDRGTYIKYEDTKKGAPEMVIINEGDNDLKNFYSLIAVNPKHCAKADIENANKFIEWATSEEGQKFIGDFKLLDKPLFTPDANTRKN
- a CDS encoding aminotransferase class V-fold PLP-dependent enzyme, translated to MLNLDEIRKNIILKPGVHYFDYTASGLAYEPIEREMADALKTYANTHSDSSSSAIITQRRYEGARESLKKLLGLDERFYLIACGQGATAAIKKFQELLGIYLPPATRSAIGEANLRAAQLPLVLVSPYEHHSNELSFREGLCDYLRVPLSEGGEIDLLALERILKINAGRRIIGSFSAASNVTGIVSEYKKISELIRAAGGIVAFDCAALSSHANLDCDYLDAIFLSPHKLLGGPASCGLLAIKKELLNSDVPTFAAGGTVAYASREGHVFLKNPEQLEEGGTPPIIGLMRANLAYALRNEVGFEQIKNDEDELARLFESELAGIDEVINYAPKGAPRLPIISFNVRGVSAYDFAASLSNDFGIQTRAGVMCAGPYAHDLLGIKEGRMPESKPGFVRVSLHYTHTKQDVLYLASAIKSCIKKHRELWGEEKAMYEMFGGKIF